One window of Psychrobacillus sp. FSL H8-0483 genomic DNA carries:
- a CDS encoding SepM family pheromone-processing serine protease: MKKRKPLILLFVVALVAALAFYPMESYISKPGGAYELTPFVEVEGGDEDDAGTMSLLTIALAKATPLTYAYAKVVDNQKIYKANQIRQEDEDEKEYNVRQLKLMSDSQFNAITVAFNRAKMPYTVTNNGIFIFNVVDGSAADNVLEPGDKILEMDNTKKLTEEAIKTYLADKQAGDVIQLTIERDGKELSKEVTLKAIPGVQGKAGIGISYTEDKLVETTPVVRINSEEIGGPSAGLMFTLEILNQLLPEDITKGYNIAGTGEMEPDGTVGRIGGIDLKVIAADRKGMEIMFAPDDEIDPAILANNPDLTSNYEEAVKSAKKIGTKMKIVPVKTIDDALAYLEQLDPK, encoded by the coding sequence ATGAAGAAGAGAAAGCCATTAATCCTTCTTTTTGTTGTAGCACTTGTAGCTGCATTAGCCTTTTATCCAATGGAATCTTATATTTCCAAGCCAGGCGGCGCTTACGAACTTACTCCATTCGTAGAAGTCGAAGGCGGAGATGAAGATGACGCCGGAACGATGAGCCTATTAACTATTGCATTAGCAAAAGCAACTCCTCTTACTTATGCATATGCTAAAGTGGTGGATAATCAAAAAATCTATAAAGCAAATCAAATTCGTCAAGAAGATGAAGATGAAAAAGAATATAATGTTCGTCAATTAAAGCTTATGTCTGATTCTCAATTTAATGCTATTACAGTTGCTTTCAATCGAGCAAAAATGCCTTATACTGTGACAAATAACGGAATATTTATTTTTAATGTCGTAGATGGTAGTGCAGCAGATAATGTGTTAGAACCTGGCGATAAGATATTAGAAATGGATAATACAAAAAAATTAACCGAAGAAGCAATCAAAACGTACTTAGCAGACAAGCAAGCAGGTGACGTTATTCAATTAACAATTGAACGAGATGGCAAGGAACTTTCCAAAGAGGTTACACTTAAAGCAATCCCCGGCGTTCAAGGGAAAGCAGGAATCGGTATTTCGTATACGGAGGATAAGTTAGTTGAAACAACTCCTGTAGTCCGTATTAACTCGGAAGAAATAGGAGGACCTTCTGCTGGCCTTATGTTTACATTAGAGATATTAAATCAATTGTTACCTGAAGATATTACAAAAGGATATAATATTGCTGGAACTGGTGAGATGGAACCAGATGGAACAGTAGGGCGAATTGGCGGAATTGATTTAAAAGTAATTGCCGCGGACCGAAAAGGTATGGAAATAATGTTTGCCCCAGATGACGAAATAGACCCAGCCATACTTGCAAATAATCCGGATCTTACTTCGAACTATGAAGAAGCGGTAAAATCCGCAAAAAAAATAGGCACAAAAATGAAAATTGTACCTGTAAAAACTATTGATGATGCTTTAGCTTATTTGGAACAACTAGATCCCAAATAA
- a CDS encoding nucleotidyltransferase, with protein sequence MKATGLVVEYNPFHNGHLHHLQQSSVKTNSDIIVAVMSGNFLQRGEPALVDKWTRAKMALSAGVDLIIELPYAFATAQASDFAKGAIYLLESLKCETFCFGSEEGSLEAFQHTYQLLLAKKADYNTAISNFMKQGISYPKALNEAYKVVASDASVPLVDLSKPNNILGYHYMEAAYNLNAAIKPETIQRVVANYHDEAKHSETIASATGIRKVLFDEKELSAVQHFLPRTSIEELNEWKTTAQAFGCWDRFYPLLRFTILRHNKERLAQFAEVTEGMENAIWNAAMTSENFHTFMLQIKSKRFTWTRIQRMLTHIFTEFTWEQLQEIDLPTYIRPLAMNKKGQAYLQSIKKDLQLPLVSRVAASKENKLLQLDIKAANLYYLGLQNDFGQSMVGSDFRKIPIFQ encoded by the coding sequence ATGAAAGCCACTGGATTAGTAGTAGAATACAACCCATTTCATAATGGACATTTACATCACTTACAACAATCAAGCGTGAAAACTAATAGTGACATTATTGTAGCAGTAATGTCTGGTAACTTTCTCCAACGTGGTGAACCAGCCCTTGTTGATAAATGGACACGAGCAAAAATGGCTCTCTCTGCTGGTGTTGATTTAATAATAGAGTTACCTTATGCTTTTGCAACTGCCCAGGCCAGTGATTTTGCAAAAGGCGCTATCTATTTATTGGAGTCTTTAAAATGTGAGACTTTTTGCTTTGGAAGCGAGGAAGGATCTTTAGAAGCATTTCAACATACCTATCAATTATTATTGGCAAAAAAAGCGGATTATAATACAGCTATTTCAAATTTTATGAAACAAGGAATTAGTTATCCAAAAGCATTAAATGAAGCATATAAAGTGGTAGCTTCGGATGCTTCTGTTCCTTTAGTCGATTTATCTAAACCAAATAATATTTTAGGTTATCATTATATGGAAGCTGCTTATAATTTAAACGCGGCAATCAAACCGGAGACAATCCAGCGCGTCGTTGCTAATTACCATGACGAAGCTAAGCATTCTGAAACTATTGCAAGTGCAACTGGAATACGAAAAGTTTTATTCGATGAAAAAGAACTATCTGCCGTTCAACATTTTCTACCACGTACAAGTATAGAGGAATTAAACGAGTGGAAAACCACAGCCCAAGCATTCGGTTGCTGGGATAGATTTTATCCTTTATTGCGCTTTACAATTTTACGTCATAATAAAGAACGATTAGCTCAATTTGCAGAGGTTACGGAAGGAATGGAAAATGCCATTTGGAATGCCGCTATGACAAGTGAAAATTTCCATACATTTATGCTGCAAATTAAGTCTAAACGATTTACATGGACGAGAATTCAAAGAATGTTAACGCATATTTTTACAGAGTTTACATGGGAACAGCTGCAGGAAATCGACCTACCCACTTATATTAGACCACTAGCAATGAATAAAAAGGGGCAAGCTTATTTACAATCAATAAAAAAAGACTTGCAGCTCCCTCTTGTAAGTAGAGTAGCCGCAAGTAAAGAAAATAAGCTGCTTCAATTAGATATTAAAGCAGCAAATTTATATTATTTGGGTTTACAAAATGATTTCGGGCAAAGCATGGTTGGAAGCGATTTTCGTAAAATCCCAATTTTTCAATAA
- a CDS encoding YceD family protein yields MKWVIHQLAKYRENGMTLDEFVVLENVEKRNHDVRNISPVHVKGHCTFGAAQMTCHLQLSGTLILPCARTWEDVEYPFEIETVEVFNWSETALALASAQTNDNFHIVEGDVIHVDPVLEELVLLEIPMQVYKEGADQFKHEGGNGWSYTTDEDLNDLQEDDQPKLDPRLAELAKYFDQTDE; encoded by the coding sequence ATGAAATGGGTAATTCATCAGCTAGCTAAATATCGTGAGAACGGGATGACGTTAGATGAATTCGTTGTTCTCGAAAATGTGGAAAAACGAAACCATGACGTTCGAAACATTTCACCCGTTCATGTAAAAGGGCACTGCACGTTTGGTGCAGCGCAAATGACTTGTCATCTACAGCTTTCAGGGACTCTAATATTGCCATGTGCTCGCACATGGGAAGATGTAGAATATCCTTTTGAGATTGAAACTGTTGAAGTATTCAACTGGTCTGAGACTGCATTAGCATTAGCATCCGCACAAACAAATGATAACTTTCATATAGTTGAAGGCGATGTTATTCATGTAGATCCGGTTCTAGAGGAGTTAGTCCTTTTAGAAATTCCAATGCAAGTGTATAAAGAAGGTGCAGACCAATTTAAACATGAAGGTGGAAACGGTTGGAGTTATACAACAGATGAAGATCTTAATGATTTGCAAGAAGATGACCAACCAAAATTGGATCCAAGACTTGCTGAATTAGCTAAGTATTTTGATCAAACAGACGAATAA
- the rpmF gene encoding 50S ribosomal protein L32 translates to MAVPARRTSKTVKRKRRTHFKLSVPGMVSCSNCGEMKLAHRICKSCGQYKGKEVVSK, encoded by the coding sequence ATGGCAGTACCAGCTAGAAGAACTTCTAAAACTGTAAAAAGAAAACGTCGTACACATTTTAAATTATCCGTACCTGGTATGGTTTCGTGTTCAAATTGTGGTGAAATGAAATTGGCTCACCGTATTTGTAAATCATGCGGACAATACAAAGGGAAAGAAGTAGTAAGCAAATAA
- a CDS encoding enoyl-CoA hydratase/isomerase family protein has translation MAYTIEKKDEIIIFEINRPAIHNAINGEVLEGFRKFIHTVKTDRAIKLAVITGAGEKSFCSGGDLSVFHKLKTAVESFEMLSEAAKVLYDIATLEIPTLALVNGIAIGGGCEIATLCDYRLVKKEAKCGFIQGKLAITSGWGGGSYLFEKGMRHDYALQMLTEAVPYDAAQLVSFGWATDIFEGDKQVALHKFIEKMIIPHSTVLIAYKKLAIRKWEQSQLYERIMDEVKACSILWEQDVHHEAVELFLAKKK, from the coding sequence ATGGCTTATACTATTGAGAAAAAAGATGAAATAATTATTTTTGAAATAAATAGACCTGCTATTCATAATGCGATAAATGGAGAAGTTTTAGAAGGATTTAGGAAATTCATACATACTGTGAAAACAGATAGAGCGATAAAATTAGCAGTCATTACAGGAGCAGGTGAAAAATCATTTTGTTCGGGAGGGGACTTATCTGTTTTTCATAAATTAAAAACAGCAGTAGAGTCTTTTGAAATGTTAAGTGAAGCTGCAAAAGTTTTATATGATATAGCAACATTAGAAATTCCGACGCTTGCTTTAGTAAATGGAATTGCAATAGGTGGTGGTTGTGAAATTGCTACATTATGCGATTACCGTTTAGTAAAGAAAGAAGCGAAATGTGGTTTCATTCAAGGTAAGTTAGCCATTACATCTGGATGGGGTGGTGGATCCTACTTATTTGAAAAAGGAATGAGACATGACTATGCACTTCAAATGCTTACGGAAGCAGTGCCTTATGATGCTGCTCAGCTTGTATCCTTTGGTTGGGCAACTGACATTTTTGAGGGAGATAAACAAGTTGCATTGCATAAGTTTATCGAAAAAATGATTATTCCTCACTCTACCGTATTAATAGCATATAAAAAGCTGGCTATCCGAAAATGGGAACAGTCGCAATTATACGAGAGAATAATGGATGAAGTTAAGGCATGTTCAATCCTTTGGGAGCAAGATGTACATCATGAAGCAGTCGAATTGTTTTTAGCAAAAAAGAAATAA
- a CDS encoding biotin carboxylase N-terminal domain-containing protein: MKKVLIANRGEIARRIIKTCKKLNIETVAIYSEADQDLPYVKEADFAFLIGPSQVQLSYLKADDIIALAKREQVDAIHPGYGFLSENADFARKAEEEGIKFIGPKPITIEKMGDKIASRLSMLEANVPVVPGTEAGLTSLEAAKEAAFTIGYPVMLKASAGGGGIGMIRCDDEATLIKHFESTKTRAKSYFGSDVVFLEKYIEASRHIEVQIFGDSQGNIVHLFERNCSVQRRNQKVLEESPSPNFPEEARKKLLEAAINAAKAVEYVNAGTVEFIVDQDHQFYFLEMNTRLQVEHPVTEAITGFDLVEWQLKVAAGEELPVKDQQAISSKGHAFEFRIYAEDPKTFFPSPGTITSQNWGALEGVRIDAGYEEGDKVTPFYDPMISKVIIHAENRKLAIEKAQKVFSSAKIEGVKTNIPLFKQFLEAESFLSGIYSTSVLGEWMENQREEDLK; the protein is encoded by the coding sequence ATGAAAAAGGTATTAATTGCAAACAGAGGAGAAATTGCCCGTCGAATAATTAAAACGTGTAAAAAGTTAAATATCGAGACGGTAGCAATCTATTCCGAGGCAGATCAGGATTTACCTTACGTGAAAGAAGCGGATTTTGCATTCTTAATTGGTCCAAGCCAAGTCCAACTATCGTATTTAAAAGCAGATGACATAATTGCACTTGCAAAAAGAGAACAGGTTGATGCTATTCATCCAGGATACGGTTTTTTATCGGAAAATGCAGATTTTGCTCGAAAGGCGGAAGAAGAAGGTATTAAATTTATTGGTCCTAAGCCAATAACAATAGAGAAAATGGGAGATAAGATAGCTTCTAGACTTTCAATGCTGGAAGCAAATGTTCCGGTAGTTCCTGGAACAGAAGCAGGCTTAACGTCTTTAGAAGCTGCAAAAGAAGCTGCATTCACTATTGGATATCCAGTAATGTTGAAAGCAAGTGCTGGGGGTGGTGGCATAGGGATGATTCGTTGTGATGATGAAGCCACATTAATCAAACACTTTGAATCCACTAAAACACGTGCAAAATCATATTTTGGAAGTGATGTTGTATTTTTAGAGAAATATATTGAAGCATCCCGTCATATCGAAGTACAAATCTTTGGTGACTCTCAAGGAAATATTGTTCATTTGTTCGAAAGAAATTGTTCCGTTCAAAGGAGAAATCAAAAAGTGTTAGAAGAGTCGCCCTCTCCTAATTTTCCAGAGGAAGCTCGAAAAAAACTATTAGAAGCGGCAATAAATGCTGCGAAAGCAGTAGAGTATGTAAATGCAGGTACAGTTGAGTTTATCGTAGATCAAGACCATCAATTTTACTTTTTAGAAATGAATACAAGATTACAAGTAGAGCATCCCGTAACAGAAGCGATAACAGGATTTGACTTAGTAGAATGGCAGCTAAAAGTAGCGGCGGGGGAAGAATTGCCTGTGAAAGACCAACAAGCTATTTCTTCAAAAGGTCATGCCTTTGAGTTTAGAATTTATGCCGAGGATCCAAAAACATTTTTCCCATCACCTGGGACGATAACATCTCAGAATTGGGGAGCATTAGAAGGTGTCCGGATTGATGCTGGATATGAAGAAGGGGATAAAGTAACGCCTTTCTATGATCCTATGATTTCCAAAGTCATCATTCACGCAGAGAACAGAAAATTAGCAATAGAGAAAGCGCAAAAAGTTTTTTCTTCTGCTAAAATAGAAGGTGTGAAAACAAATATTCCGCTTTTCAAACAATTCTTAGAAGCTGAAAGTTTTCTAAGTGGGATATATTCAACATCTGTATTAGGGGAATGGATGGAAAATCAAAGGGAGGAAGACTTAAAATGA
- a CDS encoding acetyl-CoA carboxylase biotin carboxyl carrier protein subunit, which yields MKNLESTMAGTVFTVNVEVGEEVAVGQVLIVLESMKMEIPIESEVAGKIATINASEGDFVNEGDILVTFE from the coding sequence ATGAAAAATTTAGAATCGACAATGGCTGGAACTGTATTTACAGTAAATGTAGAGGTTGGAGAAGAAGTTGCTGTAGGACAAGTGCTAATAGTGTTAGAATCGATGAAAATGGAGATTCCGATTGAGTCAGAAGTAGCGGGTAAAATTGCTACGATCAATGCATCAGAAGGTGATTTTGTAAACGAAGGGGATATCCTAGTTACGTTCGAATAA
- a CDS encoding acyl-CoA carboxylase subunit beta — protein MGETKGYNERLEEKLTSIFSGGHSKYHEKMKEQKKLFVRDRLALLFDNGDYIEDGRFANVEAGDLPADGVVTATGKVNGQTVCVMANDSTVKAGSWGSRTVEKIIRIQEIAEKNRVPMLYLVDSAGARITDQLDMFPNRRGAGKIFHNQVRLSGFIPQICLLFGPSAAGGAYIPAFCDVVIMVEGNASMYLGSPRMAEKVIGEKVTLEEMGGARMHCTVSGVGDVLVTSEEEAISEAKRYLSFFPANYTEKPKEIEPKEVVKGRSLEAIIPENQNAPFDMYEAIGQIIDEDSFFDIKHLFAPEIITGLARIEGQAVGIIANQPKVKGGVLFVDSADKATKFISLCDAFSIPLLFLADVPGFMIGTKVERAGIIRHGAKLIAAMSSATVPKISVIVRKAYGAGLYAMAGPAFEPDVCIALPTAQIAVMGPEAAVNAVYSNKIEAIEDPKERVKFVQEKHAEYKEEINIYKLASEMIIDEIVAPSKLRGELANRLRYYKDKEIASAPRKHPVLPV, from the coding sequence GTGGGAGAAACTAAAGGTTACAACGAAAGATTAGAAGAAAAGCTTACGTCCATTTTTTCTGGTGGTCATTCAAAATATCACGAAAAAATGAAGGAACAAAAGAAGTTATTTGTTCGTGACCGTTTAGCTTTACTATTTGATAATGGGGATTATATAGAGGATGGTCGTTTCGCAAATGTAGAAGCAGGTGATTTACCTGCGGATGGGGTTGTCACAGCAACCGGGAAAGTAAATGGTCAAACAGTTTGCGTAATGGCGAATGATTCAACTGTTAAAGCTGGTTCATGGGGATCCCGAACAGTTGAAAAAATTATTCGTATTCAAGAAATAGCAGAAAAAAATAGAGTACCAATGTTATATTTAGTAGACTCGGCTGGTGCTCGTATTACAGATCAATTAGATATGTTTCCAAATCGTCGAGGAGCAGGGAAGATATTTCATAACCAAGTAAGACTTTCAGGTTTCATTCCGCAAATTTGTTTGCTTTTTGGTCCCTCAGCAGCAGGTGGAGCCTATATTCCTGCATTTTGTGATGTAGTGATTATGGTGGAAGGCAATGCTTCAATGTATTTGGGGTCGCCTCGTATGGCTGAAAAAGTAATTGGTGAAAAAGTGACACTTGAGGAAATGGGCGGAGCTCGCATGCATTGTACTGTGAGTGGAGTAGGCGATGTACTTGTTACTTCTGAAGAGGAAGCGATATCAGAGGCAAAACGATACTTAAGCTTTTTCCCTGCTAATTATACGGAAAAGCCTAAAGAGATAGAGCCGAAAGAAGTAGTTAAGGGGCGTTCACTCGAAGCTATTATTCCTGAAAATCAAAATGCACCATTCGATATGTATGAAGCCATTGGTCAGATTATTGATGAGGATTCATTTTTTGATATCAAGCACCTGTTTGCACCTGAAATTATTACGGGACTTGCTCGTATAGAAGGTCAGGCTGTCGGAATTATTGCCAATCAGCCAAAAGTAAAAGGTGGCGTTTTATTCGTAGATTCTGCTGACAAAGCCACTAAGTTTATTTCGCTTTGTGACGCATTTTCGATTCCGTTACTATTTTTGGCAGATGTACCAGGATTTATGATTGGAACGAAGGTAGAACGAGCAGGTATTATTCGACACGGAGCGAAGTTAATTGCAGCGATGAGTTCTGCAACCGTACCGAAAATATCGGTTATTGTTCGTAAAGCATACGGAGCAGGATTGTATGCAATGGCTGGACCGGCCTTTGAACCAGACGTATGTATTGCACTTCCTACCGCTCAAATTGCAGTAATGGGTCCTGAAGCTGCCGTAAATGCTGTCTATTCAAATAAAATTGAAGCGATAGAAGATCCAAAAGAACGTGTGAAATTTGTGCAAGAAAAACATGCAGAATATAAAGAAGAAATTAATATTTATAAATTGGCTTCTGAAATGATTATTGACGAAATTGTTGCTCCTAGCAAATTACGTGGGGAGCTTGCGAATCGTCTCCGCTATTATAAAGATAAGGAAATTGCAAGTGCACCTCGAAAACACCCTGTGCTTCCTGTATAA
- a CDS encoding 2-dehydropantoate 2-reductase: protein MNIGIVGAGAIGMLFGAYLSEAKHDVTFLIRNREMTDQLYIEKGDTSQQPIHCNLVYDIEKLYDMDLVIIAVKYHHLHQLKKELDLIPSKTPLLFLQNGLLHLPYVENLKQHTIILGSVLHGATKVNSTTVQHLGVGITSIGLYKGNWSRMKEFLCTEKEDFPLQFTTNIEQILFKKAMLNCLINPLTTITKVQNGELIKNDTYKKILKSVYDELIEAFEEWKEHLSWEEVVTLCKNTEYNRSSMLKDYENGRVMELDTIVGAIIEEATKRNKALPILNTFYLLLIEANKVGERDR from the coding sequence ATGAACATTGGTATTGTAGGTGCAGGAGCTATTGGTATGTTATTTGGTGCTTATTTATCGGAAGCAAAGCATGATGTGACCTTTTTAATCCGCAATCGTGAAATGACTGATCAATTATACATAGAAAAAGGCGATACATCTCAACAGCCAATCCATTGCAATCTTGTCTATGACATAGAAAAACTGTATGACATGGATTTAGTTATTATCGCAGTGAAATACCATCACTTGCACCAGCTAAAAAAAGAACTAGATTTAATACCCTCTAAAACTCCTCTTTTATTTTTGCAAAATGGGTTACTCCATTTGCCTTATGTAGAAAATTTAAAACAACATACAATAATTCTTGGTTCTGTTTTGCATGGAGCAACGAAAGTAAATTCTACTACTGTTCAACATTTAGGTGTAGGAATAACCTCTATTGGTCTATATAAAGGAAATTGGAGTAGAATGAAAGAGTTTCTCTGTACTGAAAAAGAAGACTTCCCACTTCAGTTCACCACAAATATAGAGCAGATTCTTTTTAAAAAAGCGATGTTAAATTGTCTCATTAATCCTTTAACAACCATTACAAAAGTCCAAAACGGGGAACTCATAAAGAATGATACATATAAAAAGATATTAAAGAGTGTATACGATGAATTGATCGAAGCGTTTGAAGAATGGAAAGAGCATCTTAGCTGGGAAGAAGTAGTGACACTTTGCAAAAATACCGAATATAATCGTTCCTCTATGTTAAAAGATTATGAAAATGGTCGTGTTATGGAACTCGATACGATAGTTGGGGCAATTATCGAGGAAGCAACTAAAAGAAATAAAGCATTACCAATACTAAATACATTTTATTTATTGTTAATTGAAGCGAATAAGGTAGGTGAAAGAGATCGTTAA
- the bshC gene encoding bacillithiol biosynthesis cysteine-adding enzyme BshC encodes MRLEQYTQPFASSFYKKYLEDTASLSSFFHYEWNQKAIIKRLQETDFSKHKRNELVKVLTNYMSKFGISEKSRKHLEELEDNGVVVIGGQQAGILSGPMYSIHKAISVITLAKQQRDILGVPVIPVFWIAGEDHDIDEINHVYIERSRKLQKLVYPEKSRIKKMASDTNFDKQLMQNYLDEIFQSLPETLYTKELFSKVMNLLEGNNYYPDFFAALMNDLFQEEGLLLIDAAYGPFRQLESEYFQLFVQQSSELARVVFEQEAVFEQAGFGTPIQTKESAAHLFYVEDGERFLLERKDHMFIHEAKGISFTKEELMDIAKNHPEKLSNNVVTRPIMQEMVFPTLSFIGGPGEIAYWATLKTAFELFNMKMPVIMPRLSVTIVNSKTQSLLEKLSFTIQDVWGGLVEEAKVQYINDHRNEQIPQMIEKMREELAAKYEGLEQLLLSEDLKLTPLVQKNLRYHEKQLSFLGNAIEDTLIGKLDASIYRYEQITMELTPNGGLQERIYSPLQLLNEVGLSLVNDLLEVKYEFNGKHHVVYI; translated from the coding sequence GTGCGATTAGAGCAATACACACAACCATTCGCTTCCTCATTTTATAAGAAGTATTTAGAGGATACAGCTAGTTTATCTTCATTCTTTCATTATGAGTGGAATCAAAAGGCAATTATTAAAAGACTTCAGGAAACTGACTTTAGCAAACATAAAAGAAATGAACTTGTAAAAGTATTAACAAATTATATGAGTAAGTTTGGTATATCCGAAAAAAGTAGAAAGCATTTAGAAGAATTAGAGGATAATGGTGTGGTTGTAATCGGGGGGCAGCAAGCAGGGATTCTTTCTGGTCCAATGTATTCCATCCACAAAGCAATTTCTGTTATTACATTAGCAAAGCAACAAAGAGATATTTTAGGAGTGCCGGTCATACCTGTTTTCTGGATTGCAGGGGAAGATCACGATATTGATGAGATAAACCATGTTTACATAGAGAGAAGTAGAAAACTTCAAAAACTTGTATATCCTGAAAAATCAAGAATAAAAAAGATGGCATCTGATACAAATTTTGATAAACAATTAATGCAAAATTATTTAGATGAGATTTTTCAAAGTCTGCCGGAAACACTGTATACGAAAGAGCTCTTTTCAAAGGTTATGAATCTTTTAGAGGGAAATAATTATTATCCCGACTTCTTTGCTGCATTAATGAATGATCTTTTTCAAGAAGAAGGCTTACTTCTAATAGATGCAGCATATGGACCATTTCGACAATTGGAAAGTGAGTACTTCCAATTGTTTGTACAACAGTCTTCGGAACTAGCTAGAGTGGTATTTGAACAAGAAGCAGTCTTTGAACAAGCTGGATTTGGAACACCGATTCAAACAAAAGAATCAGCTGCTCACTTATTTTATGTGGAAGATGGAGAACGCTTTTTATTGGAAAGAAAAGATCATATGTTCATCCATGAGGCAAAGGGAATTTCATTTACCAAAGAAGAATTGATGGATATTGCGAAAAATCACCCGGAAAAGCTAAGTAATAATGTAGTAACAAGACCAATTATGCAAGAAATGGTCTTCCCTACTTTAAGTTTTATCGGTGGACCAGGAGAAATTGCATACTGGGCTACATTAAAAACAGCATTTGAATTATTTAATATGAAGATGCCTGTCATTATGCCTCGCTTGAGTGTAACAATTGTGAATTCTAAAACGCAGTCTTTGTTAGAAAAGTTATCGTTTACAATTCAAGATGTGTGGGGCGGATTAGTCGAAGAGGCAAAAGTTCAATACATCAACGATCACCGAAATGAACAAATTCCACAAATGATTGAAAAAATGAGAGAAGAACTTGCGGCTAAGTATGAAGGACTAGAGCAACTTCTGTTAAGTGAAGATTTGAAATTAACTCCATTAGTTCAGAAAAATTTGCGTTATCATGAAAAACAGCTATCATTTTTAGGAAATGCGATAGAAGATACTTTAATTGGGAAACTAGATGCTTCTATTTATCGATACGAACAAATTACGATGGAACTGACTCCTAATGGTGGGCTACAGGAAAGAATATATTCACCACTTCAATTATTAAATGAAGTAGGATTAAGTCTAGTTAATGATCTTTTAGAGGTTAAGTATGAATTTAATGGAAAGCATCATGTAGTATATATATAA
- the mraZ gene encoding division/cell wall cluster transcriptional repressor MraZ, with protein sequence MFMGEYQHNVDAKGRLIIPSKFREHLEDYFVLTRGLDNCLFGYPMNEWRKLEEKLKELPVTKKDARAFTRFFFSGATEVEIDKQGRINIPNNLRSYAKMDKECIILGVSNRLEIWAKEAWENYFEESEDSFNDIAENMIGFDI encoded by the coding sequence ATGTTCATGGGCGAATATCAACATAACGTTGATGCGAAAGGTCGGTTAATTATACCTTCCAAATTTCGTGAGCATTTAGAAGATTACTTTGTTTTAACACGTGGTCTTGATAATTGCTTATTTGGTTATCCTATGAATGAATGGCGAAAGCTCGAAGAAAAATTAAAAGAACTTCCTGTCACCAAAAAAGATGCACGTGCTTTTACTCGTTTTTTCTTCTCGGGTGCTACTGAAGTTGAAATTGATAAACAAGGCCGTATTAACATTCCGAATAATCTTCGTTCCTATGCAAAAATGGACAAAGAGTGTATAATCCTTGGCGTTTCAAATCGTCTTGAAATTTGGGCGAAGGAAGCTTGGGAAAATTACTTTGAAGAATCTGAGGATTCCTTCAACGATATTGCGGAAAATATGATCGGTTTTGATATATAA